A section of the Salvelinus fontinalis isolate EN_2023a chromosome 33, ASM2944872v1, whole genome shotgun sequence genome encodes:
- the LOC129832515 gene encoding LOW QUALITY PROTEIN: olfactory receptor 24-like (The sequence of the model RefSeq protein was modified relative to this genomic sequence to represent the inferred CDS: substituted 1 base at 1 genomic stop codon): MIFLDLQKTLAFKPTKQVRNVTSGLKNVYLELAIFLLVVYLMILIGNLTILTLVATDPKLQSAMYIFLNQLSLVDIVISTSVLPKMIAVSLXNDVTISYSACFLQLYVYLSFQTVESMLLCVMAYDRYVAICKPLHYGSIITKRLCGLLTTAAWASGLSVSVFCVIYAAQLPFCSNKIKCWFCDLPLLVSLSCSDTTFLIDVALVCALIAIYFPFNVIIWSYFRIIVAVCKIAGLLYLLRTSHCRRHLLPRSLLRLH; this comes from the exons ATGATCTTCCTTGACCTCCAGAAGACTCTTGCCTTCAAGCCAAC aaaacaggtcaggaatgtgacaagcGGGCTGAAAAACGTCTACCTAGAGCTGGCCATCTTCCTATTGGTGGTCTACCTGATGATCCTGATTGGAAACCTCACCATACTTACCCTGGTGGCGACAGACCCCAAGCTGCAGTCAGCCATgtacattttcctcaaccaaCTGTCCCTCGTAGACATTGTGATATCGACGAGTGTTCTGCCTAAGATGATAGCAGTGAGTTTGTGAAATGACGTAACGATCTCCTACTCAGCGTGTTTCCTCCAGTTGTATGTGTATTTGTCATTTCAAACCGTGGAGAGCATGCTGCTGTGTGTCATGGCCTATGACCGCTATGTGGCCATCTGCAAACCCTTACACTATGGCAGCATTATCACTAAGAGACTGTGCGGTCTGTTGACTACAGCGGCATGGGCATCTGGACTCAGTGTGTCTGTCTTCTGTGTCATTTACGCAGCACAATTGCCCTTCTGTAGCAACAAAATAAAATGTTGGTTCTGTGACCTTCCTCTTTTAGTTTCACTGTCCTGTTCGGACACAACCTTTTTGATCGACGTGGCTCTTGTGTGTGCTTTAATAGCGATCTATTTCCCGTTCAATGTCATTATTTGGTCCTACTTCAGAATCATTGTAGCCGTCTGCAAGATTGCAGGCCTTCTCTACCTGCTCCGCACATCTCACTGTCGTCGTCACCTTCTACCTCGCTCACTCCTGCGTCTACATTAA